In a single window of the Xylanimonas protaetiae genome:
- the kdpB gene encoding potassium-transporting ATPase subunit KdpB — MRVLLDALRKCDPRVQWRNPVLMVVEACALVATVYALWELVTGTTPTSGGGDLPTGFHGAAAAWMWLTLYTANVAEALAEGRGRAQTAGLRAAQATTTARRVRRYDRLADAAAQHCAVDVVSSAELRPGDVVVCVEGDTVPADGEVVWGIASIDESAITGESAPVIRESGGDRSGITGGTRVLSDRVVCRVTVPRGDTRVDQMIALAEGARRQKSPNELALMALLASFTISFLLIALTLDAAASPVAAPVSIPILAALVAALIPTEIAALLSVTGIAGMYRLLRSNVLVSSSKALETAGDITTVLLDKTGTITQGDRRAARFVPVGDATQHALVRAAVLASLDDPTTEGRSTLDLARAGTLMPDAAPGVGRAVPFSAQTRLSGVDLPDGTMVRKGAESAVLAWLKHAGHQQPRGVVAALQAETSAIARTGGTPMVVAVKAPDVPGHVLGVIHFKDVVKTGAAARFAQLRSLGVRTVMVTGDNPLTAQAIAAEAGVDDYLGDATPEAKLALIKAEQAGGHFVAMSGDGTNDAPALAQADVGVAMNSATAAAREAANVVVLDDDPTRLVEIIEIGRRSMATRGALTTFNIANDLVRYFALFPVLFVGTFPGLDALNVLRLSSPASAVISTLIFSVVVIGVLIPLAMVGVPYRTADLGKALSRNLLWYGVGGIVFPAVCIKLIDLVVSLFPGY; from the coding sequence ATGAGGGTCCTGCTCGACGCCCTGCGCAAGTGCGACCCGCGCGTCCAGTGGCGCAATCCGGTGCTCATGGTCGTCGAGGCGTGCGCGCTCGTCGCCACCGTCTACGCCCTGTGGGAGCTCGTCACGGGGACGACGCCGACGTCCGGCGGCGGCGACCTGCCGACCGGCTTCCACGGGGCGGCGGCCGCCTGGATGTGGCTCACGCTGTACACGGCCAACGTCGCCGAGGCGCTGGCCGAGGGCCGCGGCCGCGCCCAGACCGCGGGGTTGCGCGCCGCGCAGGCCACCACGACCGCCCGACGCGTCCGCCGCTACGACCGGCTCGCCGACGCCGCCGCGCAGCACTGCGCCGTCGACGTCGTGAGCTCCGCGGAGCTGCGGCCGGGCGACGTCGTCGTCTGCGTCGAGGGCGACACGGTGCCCGCCGACGGCGAGGTCGTCTGGGGCATCGCGTCGATCGACGAGTCGGCGATCACGGGCGAGTCCGCGCCCGTCATCCGCGAGTCCGGCGGCGACCGCTCGGGCATCACGGGCGGCACGCGCGTCCTGTCGGACCGCGTGGTGTGCCGCGTGACCGTGCCGCGCGGCGACACGCGCGTGGACCAGATGATCGCGCTCGCCGAGGGCGCCCGCCGGCAGAAGTCGCCCAACGAGCTCGCCCTCATGGCGCTGCTGGCGAGCTTCACGATCTCGTTCCTGCTCATCGCGCTGACGCTCGACGCGGCCGCCTCCCCCGTCGCCGCGCCCGTGTCCATCCCGATCCTCGCGGCGCTCGTGGCCGCGCTCATCCCCACCGAGATCGCCGCGCTGCTCTCCGTGACGGGCATCGCCGGCATGTACCGCCTGCTGCGGTCCAACGTGCTGGTCTCGTCGTCCAAGGCGCTCGAGACCGCGGGCGACATCACCACGGTGCTGCTCGACAAGACGGGCACCATCACGCAGGGCGACCGGCGCGCGGCGCGCTTCGTGCCCGTCGGCGACGCCACGCAGCACGCCCTCGTGCGCGCGGCCGTGCTCGCCTCGCTCGACGACCCCACCACGGAGGGCCGGTCCACGCTCGACCTCGCCCGCGCCGGCACCCTCATGCCCGACGCCGCCCCCGGCGTCGGGCGCGCCGTCCCGTTCTCGGCGCAGACCCGCCTCTCCGGCGTCGACCTGCCCGACGGGACCATGGTCCGCAAGGGCGCCGAGTCCGCCGTGCTCGCGTGGCTCAAGCACGCCGGGCACCAGCAGCCGCGCGGCGTCGTCGCGGCGCTGCAGGCCGAGACGTCGGCGATCGCCCGCACGGGCGGCACCCCGATGGTCGTGGCCGTCAAGGCGCCGGACGTGCCGGGTCACGTGCTGGGCGTCATCCACTTCAAGGACGTCGTCAAGACGGGCGCGGCCGCGCGGTTCGCCCAGCTGCGCTCGCTCGGCGTCCGCACGGTCATGGTCACGGGCGACAACCCGCTGACTGCCCAGGCCATCGCCGCGGAGGCCGGCGTCGACGACTATCTCGGCGACGCCACGCCCGAGGCCAAGCTCGCGCTCATCAAGGCCGAGCAGGCCGGGGGCCACTTCGTCGCGATGAGCGGCGACGGCACCAACGACGCCCCCGCGCTCGCCCAGGCCGACGTCGGCGTCGCGATGAACTCCGCGACGGCCGCCGCCCGGGAGGCGGCGAACGTCGTGGTGCTCGACGACGACCCCACCAGGCTCGTCGAGATCATCGAGATCGGCCGCCGCTCCATGGCCACGCGCGGCGCGCTGACCACGTTCAACATCGCCAACGACCTGGTGCGGTACTTCGCCCTGTTCCCCGTGCTGTTCGTCGGCACGTTCCCCGGGCTGGACGCGCTCAACGTGCTGCGGCTCAGCTCGCCGGCGTCCGCGGTGATCTCGACGCTGATCTTCTCCGTCGTCGTCATCGGGGTGCTCATCCCGCTCGCCATGGTGGGCGTGCCGTACCGCACGGCCGACCTGGGCAAGGCGCTGAGCCGCAACCTGCTCTGGTACGGCGTCGGCGGCATCGTGTTCCCGGCCGTGTGCATCAAGCTCATCGACCTCGTCGTCTCGCTCTTCCCGGGGTACTGA
- the kdpC gene encoding potassium-transporting ATPase subunit KdpC, translating into MRSSRLARSLWTAVRLTLVLTLVLGVAYPAVVWGIGRVAFPSQAAGSLVRDAAGDVRGSALLGQSFADDDGEPLPRYFQPRPSAAGDGYDATASSGSNLGPEDAGLVASVAERRAAVAAFNGVPEADVPADAVTASGSGLDPHISPAYAEVQVARVAAARGMSQDDVRAYVADATSGRDLGFVGEPRVDVVTLNLALDARGQG; encoded by the coding sequence ATGCGTTCCTCCCGCCTCGCCCGCTCCCTGTGGACCGCCGTGCGGCTCACGCTCGTGCTGACCCTCGTGCTCGGCGTGGCGTACCCCGCGGTCGTGTGGGGCATCGGGCGCGTCGCGTTCCCGTCGCAGGCCGCCGGGTCGCTGGTCCGCGACGCCGCCGGCGACGTCCGGGGGTCCGCCCTGCTCGGCCAGTCCTTCGCCGACGACGACGGGGAGCCGCTCCCCCGGTACTTCCAGCCGCGCCCCTCGGCCGCCGGGGACGGGTACGACGCGACGGCGTCGTCGGGCTCCAACCTCGGCCCCGAGGACGCCGGCCTGGTGGCCTCGGTCGCCGAGCGGCGCGCGGCCGTGGCCGCGTTCAACGGCGTGCCCGAGGCGGACGTGCCGGCCGACGCCGTGACGGCGTCGGGCTCCGGGCTGGACCCGCACATCAGCCCCGCGTACGCGGAGGTGCAGGTCGCGCGCGTGGCGGCGGCGCGCGGGATGTCGCAGGACGACGTGCGGGCGTACGTCGCCGACGCGACGTCGGGCCGCGACCTGGGCTTCGTCGGGGAGCCGCGCGTCGACGTCGTGACCCTGAACCTCGCCCTGGACGCGCGCGGCCAGGGCTGA
- a CDS encoding MmgE/PrpD family protein: protein MITHHVRVHRSDEKLPREKQLAWRIAEVAAEHVEPTDDVVAMVVNRVIDNAAVATASLGRAPVLAARAQAEAHAPSSGGGGATVLGSPRRTSPEWAAWANGVAVRELDYHDTFLAAEYSHPGDNIPPLVAVAQHCGLDGESLVRGIATGYEVQVDLVRAISLHAHKIDHVAHLGPSAAAGLGTLLGLDAGTIAQAVAQALHTTTATRQSRKGEISTWKAYAPAFAGKAAVEAVDRAMRGQTSPAPIYEGEDGVIAWLLDGPEGAYDVALPGPGEDRTAILDTYTKEHSAEYQAQAWIDLARRLGRERPELRDPANVDRVVLHTSHHTHVVIGSGAGDPQKYDPGASRETLDHSIPYIVAVALQDGAWHHVTSYAPERAARPDTVALWHKISTAEDPEWTRRYHATDPAQKAFGGRAEIVLTSGETVTAEIAVADAHPLGARPFARADYVRKLRTLADGVLADEEVDRFLALAERLPELRPEELAGLTVTPLVDPAASAPTTRGIF from the coding sequence ATGATCACCCACCACGTCCGTGTGCACCGCAGCGACGAGAAGCTGCCCCGCGAGAAGCAGCTCGCGTGGCGCATCGCGGAGGTCGCCGCCGAGCACGTCGAGCCGACCGACGACGTCGTCGCCATGGTGGTCAACCGGGTCATCGACAACGCGGCCGTCGCGACGGCGAGCCTGGGGCGCGCACCCGTGCTGGCCGCACGGGCCCAGGCGGAGGCGCACGCGCCGTCGTCGGGCGGCGGCGGGGCCACGGTGCTCGGGAGCCCGCGACGCACCAGCCCCGAGTGGGCCGCGTGGGCCAACGGGGTCGCGGTGCGCGAGCTCGACTACCACGACACGTTCCTCGCCGCGGAGTACTCGCACCCGGGCGACAACATCCCGCCGCTCGTCGCGGTGGCCCAGCACTGCGGCCTCGACGGGGAGTCGCTCGTGCGGGGCATCGCGACGGGGTACGAGGTGCAGGTGGACCTGGTGCGTGCGATCTCGCTGCACGCGCACAAGATCGACCACGTCGCGCACCTCGGGCCGTCGGCGGCGGCCGGGCTGGGCACCCTGCTGGGCCTCGACGCCGGGACGATCGCCCAGGCGGTCGCCCAGGCCCTGCACACGACGACGGCGACCCGCCAGTCGCGCAAGGGCGAGATCTCCACGTGGAAGGCGTACGCGCCGGCGTTCGCGGGCAAGGCCGCCGTCGAGGCCGTGGACCGGGCGATGCGCGGGCAGACCAGCCCGGCGCCCATCTACGAGGGCGAGGACGGCGTCATCGCGTGGCTGCTCGACGGGCCGGAGGGCGCGTACGACGTCGCGCTGCCGGGGCCGGGCGAGGACCGCACCGCGATCCTCGACACGTACACGAAGGAGCACTCGGCCGAGTACCAGGCGCAGGCCTGGATCGACCTCGCGCGGCGGCTGGGCCGCGAGCGCCCCGAGCTGCGCGACCCGGCGAACGTCGACCGGGTCGTGCTGCACACGTCGCACCACACGCACGTCGTCATCGGCTCGGGGGCGGGCGACCCGCAGAAGTACGACCCAGGTGCGTCGCGCGAGACGCTCGACCACTCGATCCCGTACATCGTGGCGGTGGCGCTCCAGGACGGGGCGTGGCACCACGTCACGTCGTACGCGCCGGAGCGCGCGGCGCGGCCCGACACGGTGGCGCTGTGGCACAAGATCTCGACGGCGGAGGACCCCGAGTGGACCCGCCGCTACCACGCGACGGACCCGGCGCAGAAGGCGTTCGGGGGGCGCGCGGAGATCGTGCTGACGAGCGGCGAGACGGTCACGGCGGAGATCGCGGTGGCGGACGCGCACCCGCTGGGCGCCCGACCGTTCGCCCGCGCGGACTACGTGCGCAAGCTGCGCACGCTGGCCGACGGGGTGCTCGCGGACGAGGAGGTCGACCGGTTCCTCGCCCTCGCGGAGCGCCTGCCGGAGCTGCGCCCGGAGGAGCTGGCGGGCCTGACGGTGACGCCGCTGGTGGACCCGGCGGCGAGCGCCCCGACGACGCGGGGCATCTTCTGA
- the prpB gene encoding methylisocitrate lyase, which yields MLYSTLTPSAKRRALRARLRSGELLELPGAFNPLAARLIQDKGFDGVYVSGAVVAADLGLPDVGLTTLTEVATRAGQIARMTDLPALVDADTGFGEAMSMARTVQTLEDAGVAGLHVEDQVNPKRCGHLDGKQVVDDVVALQRVRAAVGARRDPDLLVMARTDARGVLGLDAAVDRARALVDAGADALFPEALTGLDEYERFAALGVPVLANMTEFGKTTLYTRDQLRDAGVAVVIYPVSLLRVAMGAAERALDALRAEGSLASQVPAMQTRARLYELLDYAGYAGFDDGVARAAGDPSAP from the coding sequence ATGCTGTACTCCACGCTGACGCCGTCGGCCAAGCGCCGCGCCCTGCGCGCGCGCCTGCGCTCCGGCGAGCTGCTCGAGCTGCCCGGGGCGTTCAACCCGCTCGCGGCCCGGCTCATCCAGGACAAGGGGTTCGACGGCGTGTACGTCTCGGGCGCCGTCGTCGCCGCCGACCTGGGGCTGCCCGACGTCGGGCTCACGACCCTCACCGAGGTGGCGACGCGCGCGGGCCAGATCGCCCGGATGACGGACCTGCCCGCGCTCGTCGACGCCGACACGGGCTTCGGCGAGGCCATGAGCATGGCCCGCACGGTGCAGACGCTCGAGGACGCGGGCGTCGCGGGGCTCCATGTCGAGGACCAGGTCAACCCCAAGCGCTGCGGCCACCTGGACGGCAAGCAGGTGGTCGACGACGTCGTCGCGCTCCAGCGGGTGCGCGCCGCGGTCGGCGCGCGCCGCGACCCCGACCTGCTGGTCATGGCCCGCACCGACGCGCGCGGCGTGCTCGGGCTCGACGCCGCCGTGGACCGGGCGCGGGCGCTCGTCGACGCCGGAGCCGACGCCCTCTTCCCCGAGGCGCTCACGGGCCTCGACGAGTACGAGCGGTTCGCGGCGCTCGGCGTGCCCGTGCTGGCGAACATGACCGAGTTCGGCAAGACCACCCTGTACACGCGCGACCAGCTGCGCGACGCCGGCGTCGCCGTCGTCATCTACCCCGTCTCGCTGCTGCGCGTGGCGATGGGCGCGGCCGAGCGGGCGCTCGACGCCCTGCGCGCCGAGGGCTCGCTCGCGTCGCAGGTCCCCGCCATGCAGACCCGGGCCAGGCTCTACGAGCTGCTCGACTACGCCGGCTACGCGGGCTTCGACGACGGCGTCGCTCGCGCGGCGGGCGACCCGTCCGCCCCCTGA
- a CDS encoding bifunctional 2-methylcitrate synthase/citrate synthase produces the protein MSDPRTEPEIHPGLAGVYADTTAISRVNPDTNSLLYRGYPVQQLADTQSFEAVALLLWNGELPTDDELEWLRVNGRPHRPLRDDVRAALDALPPGAHPMDEIRTAVSVIGAREGEGESLHEGGATREENVARALRLFAALPAIVAYGQRRRHGLAPVPPDESLTYAQNFLWMTHGELPDPVVVDAFNRSMILYAEHSFNASTFTARVIASTLSDLHSAVVGAIGALKGPLHGGANEMVMHVFDEIGTADAVGPWLDAALAEHRKIMGFGHRVYKHGDSRVPTMRAALGALVEHYDRPDLLALYEALEREFVERKGIYPNLDFPSGPAYHLMGFDTPTFTPLFVASRVVGWTAHVLEQQEHNALIRPLAAYDGVPERDVPVSR, from the coding sequence ATGTCCGACCCGAGGACCGAGCCCGAGATCCACCCCGGCCTGGCGGGCGTCTACGCGGACACCACCGCGATCAGCCGCGTCAACCCCGACACCAACTCGCTGCTCTACCGCGGCTACCCCGTCCAGCAGCTCGCCGACACGCAGTCCTTCGAGGCCGTCGCGCTGCTGCTGTGGAACGGCGAGCTGCCCACCGACGACGAGCTCGAGTGGCTGCGCGTCAACGGCCGCCCGCACCGCCCGCTGCGCGACGACGTCCGCGCCGCGCTCGACGCCCTGCCGCCGGGCGCGCACCCCATGGACGAGATCCGCACGGCCGTGAGCGTCATCGGCGCCCGCGAGGGCGAGGGCGAGTCGCTGCACGAGGGCGGCGCGACGCGCGAGGAGAACGTGGCCCGCGCCCTGCGGCTGTTCGCCGCGCTGCCCGCGATCGTCGCCTACGGGCAGCGCCGGCGGCACGGCCTCGCCCCGGTCCCGCCGGACGAGTCCCTCACGTACGCGCAGAACTTCCTGTGGATGACGCACGGCGAGCTGCCCGACCCCGTGGTGGTCGACGCGTTCAACCGGTCGATGATCCTGTACGCCGAGCACTCCTTCAACGCCTCGACGTTCACCGCGCGCGTCATCGCGTCGACGCTCAGCGACCTGCACTCGGCCGTCGTCGGGGCGATCGGGGCCCTCAAGGGCCCGCTGCACGGCGGCGCCAACGAGATGGTCATGCACGTCTTCGACGAGATCGGCACCGCCGACGCCGTCGGGCCGTGGCTCGACGCGGCGCTCGCGGAGCACCGCAAGATCATGGGGTTCGGGCACCGCGTCTACAAGCACGGCGACTCGCGCGTCCCCACGATGCGGGCGGCGCTCGGGGCGCTCGTCGAGCACTACGACCGGCCCGACCTGCTCGCCCTCTACGAGGCCCTCGAGCGCGAGTTCGTCGAGCGCAAGGGCATCTACCCCAACCTCGACTTCCCGTCGGGCCCCGCCTACCACCTCATGGGCTTCGACACCCCGACGTTCACGCCGCTGTTCGTGGCGTCGCGCGTCGTCGGCTGGACCGCGCACGTCCTCGAGCAGCAGGAGCACAACGCCCTGATCCGGCCGCTGGCCGCGTACGACGGCGTGCCCGAGCGGGACGTGCCCGTCAGCCGCTGA
- a CDS encoding MBL fold metallo-hydrolase, translating into MQLAPNLHRVGNDLVAAYVVADDSGVTLVDAGLAGQLRDLRRELAAMGRTLADVRGVVLTHGDTDHIGFAERLRREHGVPVFVGEADAARARGEESTKPAWGRVRVGAVARFLWYAARKGGLRTTYLTEVTPVHDGDVLDLPGAPRIVALPGHSPGSVAVHVPAVDAVFVGDALTTRHVLTGEPGPQPAPFTDDPDAARASHARLATVDAAWVLPGHGTPWHRGTREIADVLARFSG; encoded by the coding sequence GTGCAGCTGGCACCGAACCTCCACCGTGTCGGGAACGACCTCGTCGCCGCCTACGTGGTCGCGGACGACTCCGGCGTCACGCTCGTCGACGCCGGGCTCGCCGGCCAGCTCCGCGACCTCCGGCGCGAGCTCGCCGCCATGGGCCGCACGCTCGCCGACGTCCGCGGCGTCGTCCTGACGCACGGCGACACCGACCACATCGGCTTCGCCGAGCGGCTGCGGCGCGAGCACGGCGTCCCCGTGTTCGTCGGCGAGGCCGACGCCGCGCGCGCCCGCGGCGAGGAGTCGACCAAGCCGGCCTGGGGCCGGGTGCGCGTCGGCGCCGTCGCCCGCTTCCTCTGGTACGCCGCCCGCAAGGGCGGGCTGCGCACCACCTACCTGACCGAGGTCACGCCCGTGCACGACGGCGACGTGCTCGACCTGCCCGGCGCACCCCGGATCGTCGCGCTGCCGGGCCACTCGCCGGGCAGCGTCGCCGTCCACGTGCCCGCCGTCGACGCCGTGTTCGTCGGCGACGCGCTGACGACCCGGCACGTGCTCACGGGGGAGCCCGGACCGCAGCCCGCACCCTTCACCGACGACCCGGACGCCGCCCGCGCCTCGCACGCCCGGCTCGCGACGGTCGACGCCGCATGGGTGCTCCCCGGGCACGGCACCCCGTGGCACCGCGGGACGCGCGAGATCGCGGACGTGCTCGCGCGCTTCAGCGGCTGA
- a CDS encoding TetR/AcrR family transcriptional regulator — MPTPGRTTTDEVVAAARALVEAGGPDALTMQAVAAQVGVRAPSLYKRVRSREHLLGLVVDGATRELAAALDAAAAAEPDPARRIVALARALRRHAHAHPRLFGLLFAPLPAGAAPPRDALLPASAAVLRACEEMVGPARALDAARTVTAWAYGFLTMELSGAFQLGGDPADAFGFGAEAVARSIATLAA; from the coding sequence ATGCCCACGCCCGGAAGGACCACGACGGACGAGGTCGTCGCCGCCGCCCGCGCCCTCGTCGAGGCCGGCGGCCCCGACGCGCTGACCATGCAGGCGGTCGCCGCGCAGGTCGGCGTCCGCGCACCCTCGCTCTACAAGCGCGTCCGCAGCCGCGAGCACCTGCTCGGCCTCGTCGTCGACGGCGCGACCCGCGAGCTGGCCGCGGCTCTCGACGCCGCGGCCGCCGCCGAGCCGGACCCCGCCCGCCGGATCGTCGCGCTCGCCCGCGCGCTGCGGCGGCACGCCCACGCGCACCCGCGCCTCTTCGGCCTGCTCTTCGCCCCGCTCCCGGCCGGCGCCGCTCCCCCGCGCGACGCGCTCCTGCCGGCGAGCGCCGCCGTCCTGCGCGCCTGCGAGGAGATGGTCGGGCCCGCCCGCGCGCTCGACGCCGCCCGCACCGTGACGGCCTGGGCCTACGGGTTCCTCACGATGGAGCTCTCCGGGGCGTTCCAGCTGGGCGGCGACCCCGCCGACGCGTTCGGGTTCGGCGCCGAGGCCGTCGCCCGGTCGATCGCTACGCTGGCGGCATGA
- a CDS encoding M15 family metallopeptidase, translating to MEPASATSGSRPALMTRRERREAEERAREEALRAGGHSGDTVVVGGIRFHGPAPVSPVLGNPVVPSVSVRRPVAAPQASPSAPRQTAAPQPSRVAPPASPSVVVPAPASAPRLAPAPASRPAAPPVPAPVRPAVPLQAPAPLGAPARAFSAPVHAPVPLAAPAPVLFPRADTAVAPAPAPEADNPAPMSTPVAAGLPSRAERAGREPATERAEEPVRHRAWLPRVAVLGALAAATIAAPMAPGGPVVGSGNGTSPFALDLAPSGPSTLDVVTARAAAPKMAPGIMAAAPDVSREVSAASRSEDRDDPLPGCDPNVTVTSTNGHLTDAELCDLPFAPGYQLSTRAAVALTALNDAFRDEFGQDIALVDSYRSLGRQYSVKESRGYLAAKPGTSMHGLGLAIDLAGSVTGNTAAYKWLVQNGAAYGWENPPWARRGGQGNYEPWHFEFRPGVEQITTWH from the coding sequence GTGGAGCCAGCGAGCGCCACGTCGGGCTCCCGCCCGGCCCTGATGACGCGACGCGAGCGCCGCGAGGCCGAGGAGCGGGCCCGCGAGGAGGCGCTGCGGGCCGGCGGCCACTCCGGGGACACGGTCGTGGTCGGCGGGATCCGGTTCCACGGGCCCGCGCCCGTCAGCCCCGTCCTCGGCAACCCGGTGGTGCCGTCCGTGTCGGTGCGCCGGCCGGTCGCCGCGCCGCAGGCCTCTCCGTCCGCGCCGCGCCAGACGGCGGCCCCGCAGCCCTCGCGCGTCGCGCCGCCGGCGTCCCCCTCGGTCGTCGTGCCGGCCCCCGCCTCCGCGCCGCGTCTGGCGCCCGCTCCGGCGTCGCGGCCCGCGGCCCCGCCGGTGCCGGCTCCCGTCCGGCCCGCCGTCCCGCTGCAGGCTCCGGCCCCGCTGGGGGCTCCCGCCCGTGCCTTCTCCGCGCCCGTCCACGCCCCGGTACCCCTGGCGGCTCCGGCTCCCGTTCTCTTCCCTCGGGCCGACACCGCGGTCGCCCCGGCGCCCGCCCCCGAGGCGGACAACCCCGCGCCGATGTCGACCCCGGTCGCCGCCGGGCTGCCCTCGCGGGCCGAGCGGGCCGGCCGCGAGCCGGCGACCGAGCGCGCCGAGGAGCCCGTGCGGCACCGCGCCTGGCTGCCGCGCGTCGCGGTGCTCGGCGCGCTCGCCGCCGCGACCATCGCCGCGCCCATGGCGCCGGGCGGTCCGGTCGTGGGCAGCGGCAACGGCACGTCGCCGTTCGCGCTGGACCTGGCCCCGTCGGGCCCCTCGACGCTCGACGTCGTCACGGCGCGCGCCGCGGCGCCGAAGATGGCCCCGGGCATCATGGCGGCCGCGCCCGACGTGTCCCGCGAGGTGTCGGCGGCGTCGCGCTCGGAGGACCGGGACGACCCGCTGCCCGGCTGCGACCCCAACGTGACCGTGACCAGCACGAACGGACACCTCACGGACGCCGAGCTGTGCGACCTGCCGTTCGCGCCGGGATACCAGCTCTCGACGCGCGCCGCGGTCGCGCTGACGGCGCTCAACGACGCCTTCCGCGACGAGTTCGGCCAGGACATCGCGCTCGTGGACAGCTACCGGTCGCTGGGCCGCCAGTACTCGGTCAAGGAGTCGCGCGGCTACCTCGCGGCCAAGCCCGGCACGTCGATGCACGGCCTCGGCCTGGCCATCGACCTCGCCGGGTCGGTCACAGGTAACACCGCCGCCTACAAGTGGCTCGTGCAGAACGGCGCGGCGTACGGCTGGGAGAACCCGCCGTGGGCGCGCCGCGGCGGCCAGGGCAACTACGAGCCGTGGCACTTCGAGTTCCGGCCCGGCGTCGAGCAGATCACCACCTGGCACTGA
- a CDS encoding hemolysin family protein, whose translation MSTPLAIVIGVLLLAGNAFFVGAEFAIISARRSAIEPRAAAGERRAQVVLWAMEHVSLMLAAAQLGVTVCSTGLGIVAEPAVAALLEGPFHTLGVPESLVHPVAFVVALAVVVYLHVVLGEMVPKNLAVAGPERAVLWFGPPLVMVARVMRPVIVALNWVANHAVRLAGVEPKDEIASAFTAQEVQSIVEHSQAEGLLNDEQGLLGSAIEFSARTAGDVMVPVESLVTVAEGVTPDDVEHLVARTGFSRFPFVTPGGASPDVVGYLHLKDVLYATGGDRHTPVPTFRVRALATVAPGDEVEDALRAMQRTGAHLARVEGPAGVAGVVFLEDILEELVGEVRDAMQRRLPRG comes from the coding sequence ATGAGCACCCCCCTCGCCATCGTCATCGGCGTGCTGCTGCTCGCCGGCAACGCGTTCTTCGTCGGCGCCGAGTTCGCCATCATCTCCGCGCGCCGCTCCGCCATCGAGCCGCGCGCCGCCGCGGGGGAGCGGCGCGCCCAGGTGGTGCTGTGGGCCATGGAGCACGTCTCCCTCATGCTCGCCGCCGCCCAGCTCGGCGTGACCGTGTGCTCCACCGGCCTGGGCATCGTGGCCGAGCCCGCCGTGGCCGCGCTGCTCGAGGGGCCCTTCCACACGCTCGGCGTGCCCGAGAGCCTCGTGCACCCCGTCGCGTTCGTCGTGGCGCTCGCCGTCGTCGTCTACCTGCACGTGGTGCTCGGCGAGATGGTGCCCAAGAACCTGGCGGTCGCCGGGCCCGAGCGCGCGGTGCTGTGGTTCGGGCCGCCTCTCGTCATGGTGGCCCGCGTGATGCGGCCCGTCATCGTGGCCCTCAACTGGGTGGCCAACCACGCGGTGCGGCTCGCCGGCGTCGAGCCCAAGGACGAGATCGCCTCCGCGTTCACCGCCCAGGAGGTGCAGTCGATCGTCGAGCACTCGCAGGCCGAGGGACTCCTCAACGACGAGCAGGGCCTGCTCGGCTCCGCGATCGAGTTCTCCGCGCGCACGGCGGGCGACGTCATGGTCCCCGTCGAGAGCCTCGTGACGGTCGCCGAGGGCGTGACGCCCGACGACGTCGAGCACCTCGTCGCCCGCACCGGGTTCTCGCGCTTCCCGTTCGTGACCCCCGGCGGGGCGTCGCCCGACGTCGTGGGCTACCTGCACCTCAAGGACGTGCTCTACGCGACCGGCGGCGACCGGCACACGCCCGTGCCGACGTTCCGCGTGCGGGCGCTCGCGACGGTCGCGCCCGGGGACGAGGTGGAGGACGCGCTGCGGGCCATGCAGCGTACGGGCGCGCACCTGGCCCGCGTCGAGGGTCCCGCCGGCGTCGCCGGCGTGGTGTTCCTCGAGGACATCCTCGAGGAGCTCGTCGGCGAGGTGCGCGACGCCATGCAGCGGCGGCTCCCGCGCGGCTGA